From a single Nicotiana tomentosiformis chromosome 2, ASM39032v3, whole genome shotgun sequence genomic region:
- the LOC104119200 gene encoding probable arabinosyltransferase ARAD1: MKLWPAIFVLSDFGRYPPTVANVEKDVIAPYKRVIRNYGNDISGFDSRPTLLYFQGAIYRKEGGTIRQELFYMLKDEKDVHFSFGSILKNGVKQATQGMHSSKFCLNISRILRALK, encoded by the exons ATGAAGCTTTGGCCTGCAATTTTTGTACTTTCAGACTTTGGAAGGTATCCTCCCACAGTAGCTAATGTTGAGAAGGACGTGATTGCACCTTACAAGCGTGTAATCAGGAACTATGGCAATGACATTTCCGGTTTTGATAGTCGACCAACTTTGCTGTACTTCCAGGGAGCTATCTACAGAAAAGAG GGTGGAACAATTCGACAAGAGTTATTCTATATGCTGAAAGATGAGAAAGATGTTCACTTCTCCTTTGGTAGTATTCTGAAAAATGGAGTAAAACAAGCAACTCAAGGCATGCACTCTTCCAAATTCTGTCTTAACATCAGTAGGATTTTGAGAGCTCTGAAATGA